The Pirellulaceae bacterium genomic interval TCAATACGTTCGAGATGCATTCCGGCATCTTCAAACCCATGACGCCGTTTTGGGCCCGTCTACCGACGGCGGCTACTATCTGGTTGGAATGCAAAAACCACTGGGATTTCTCTTTGAGAGAATTGACTGGAGCACCGAGAAAGTGTGGCGTCAAACTTTACAGCGAATCGAGTCGAACCCAACAGAGATTTCTCTCGCAGTTTTACCCCAGTGGTATGATATCGATACGCTAGAAGGGCTCCAGCAACTGGTTGACGAATTGGACCAGTCAAAACCAGATTCTGAAGCCACTCGCGTGCTATCGCAGCTTTGTCATCAATTGCTCATACGTGGAAAACGTTGATCCGATCACGTGTGGAATCGTTCGATGTAAAACAGCGCAAGGTGCGGCAAGCTTGCGCTTTCTACCGATCCTGACGGCGTTGTCGAGCATACTCGACAGGTAAGCCGTACTATCCCGATAGAGCTAACAAGTTGGTGAACAAATCGCGTAGGAGTCAATCAGGCTATGTTCATGCTGGCAGCCCCTTGGATCGAGTCGCTTGCAGGCAGTCTACTGTCAGCAACCACAAGCGTTGTGCCGAACATCGCTGCTCATCCGTTGGTGACTGCAGCCATGTTCTTGACAATATACTTGGGCCTGACAGCTCTTCGATATCGCCTGCAACCTAGTCAGTCTGGATCCCGTCTCATTCGGCGGGATCGATTTGACTGATTTGTTTCACGCAAGAAATGAAAACAAAGATCAGTGCACGCTTCACTGAAAAGACGGTTTACTGAAAAGACGGGTCGCCAAAAAACCAGTGAGTGATTGAGCGATCCAAGCGGTTCCCATTTATCTCACCCTACGTGAAAGCCCGTAACTCTCGACGGGAAGAGCACATTGAGCCGAATGGATTTGGTTCACCTCGAAATATCGTTTCGCAACGCAACTCTTGATCGGCAAAAGGCAAGGACGCTTGCTGTGAGAGCCAATCTATCTATCTGCCTGATGGTCTGCATCATTGCTGCGACTCCACAAAAGTTGTCGGCAGCAACTGGCGATACGCAGTTTTCGGTTGCGGCTCAACACTATGCGAAGCAAAACTGGCGGCTGGCGGTTGATGAATTCGACGTATTCGTAAAAGACCAGCCAGCGCACGTTCGTGTGGAGGACGCAGATTTTTTCGCTGCTGAGTCTTTGTTGCAGCTGCATCAGTACGAGGCAGCAGCAAAACGTTTTACAGCAT includes:
- a CDS encoding TIGR04282 family arsenosugar biosynthesis glycosyltransferase; its protein translation is MDELVVFAKYWQPGRVKTRLGVEIGMDASSEIYRQFLVTLLNRLQTEGDQRILAFAPSEHRRDFEKLPGAAAWKLTPQSSGNLGDRLSRLFQQRFQAGASRVVLIGSDSPSLPLQYVRDAFRHLQTHDAVLGPSTDGGYYLVGMQKPLGFLFERIDWSTEKVWRQTLQRIESNPTEISLAVLPQWYDIDTLEGLQQLVDELDQSKPDSEATRVLSQLCHQLLIRGKR